The proteins below are encoded in one region of Pseudomonas sp. SCB32:
- a CDS encoding YggS family pyridoxal phosphate-dependent enzyme: protein MSTIAENIAKVRARIREAAQACGRAPDSVRLLAVSKTKPAADIREAFACGLADFGENYLQEALAKQTELADLALTWHFIGPIQSNKTRPIAEHFQWVHSVDRLKIAQRLSEQRPGHLPPLNILLQVNVSGEDSKSGCSIEELPALAQAVAQLPNLKLRGLMAIPEPTEDVAAQHAAFARLREAMHALNLGLDSLSMGMSHDLEAAIDEGATWVRIGTALFGARDYGASH, encoded by the coding sequence ATGTCCACGATAGCAGAGAATATTGCAAAGGTTCGCGCACGCATCCGTGAGGCGGCGCAAGCTTGCGGACGCGCCCCGGACTCGGTGCGCCTGTTGGCGGTGAGCAAGACCAAGCCGGCGGCCGATATCCGCGAAGCCTTCGCCTGCGGATTGGCCGATTTCGGCGAGAACTACCTGCAGGAAGCCCTGGCCAAGCAGACGGAATTGGCGGACCTTGCGCTGACCTGGCATTTCATCGGTCCGATCCAGTCCAACAAGACCCGGCCGATTGCCGAACACTTCCAATGGGTGCACTCGGTGGACCGCCTGAAGATCGCCCAGCGCCTGTCCGAGCAACGCCCCGGGCACCTGCCGCCGCTGAACATCCTGCTGCAGGTGAACGTCAGCGGCGAGGACAGCAAGTCCGGCTGCTCCATCGAAGAACTGCCCGCCCTCGCCCAGGCGGTGGCGCAACTGCCCAACCTGAAGCTGCGCGGCCTGATGGCGATTCCCGAACCGACTGAAGATGTTGCCGCACAGCACGCCGCATTCGCCCGCCTGCGCGAGGCGATGCACGCCCTGAACCTCGGCCTGGACAGCCTGTCCATGGGCATGAGCCACGACCTCGAAGCCGCCATCGACGAAGGCGCCACCTGGGTGCGGATCGGTACCGCCCTGTTCGGCGCCCGCGACTACGGCGCCTCGCACTGA
- the proC gene encoding pyrroline-5-carboxylate reductase, giving the protein MSSTRIAFIGAGNMAASLIGGLRAKGVAAADIRASDPGAEQRAKIAAEHGIEVVESNASAASGADVVVLAVKPQVMKDVCQALAPALSGNALIVSIAAGIPCASLERWLGAVDGRPRAIVRCMPNTPALVGLGASGLYANASVSAAQREQAEKLLSAVGIALWLDAEKQIDAVTAVSGSGPAYFFLLMEAMTAAGEKLGLSREVAGQLARQTALGAAQMATTSDVDPAELRRRVTSPNGTTEAAIKTFQANGFEALVEKAVGAADHRSAELAEQLGR; this is encoded by the coding sequence ATGAGCAGCACCCGCATTGCCTTCATCGGCGCCGGCAACATGGCCGCCAGTCTCATCGGAGGCCTGCGCGCCAAGGGCGTCGCCGCCGCCGACATCCGTGCCAGCGACCCGGGCGCCGAGCAGCGCGCGAAGATCGCCGCCGAGCACGGCATCGAAGTCGTCGAAAGTAACGCCAGCGCAGCCAGCGGCGCCGACGTGGTGGTCCTGGCGGTCAAGCCGCAGGTCATGAAGGACGTCTGCCAGGCCCTGGCCCCGGCATTGTCCGGCAACGCCCTGATCGTCTCCATCGCCGCCGGCATTCCCTGCGCCAGCCTCGAACGCTGGCTGGGCGCCGTCGACGGCCGGCCGCGCGCCATCGTCCGCTGCATGCCCAACACGCCGGCACTGGTCGGATTGGGTGCCAGCGGCCTGTATGCCAACGCCAGCGTCAGCGCCGCCCAGCGCGAACAGGCGGAAAAACTGCTGAGCGCAGTTGGCATCGCCCTGTGGCTGGACGCGGAGAAGCAGATCGACGCGGTCACCGCCGTCTCCGGCAGTGGCCCGGCCTACTTCTTCCTGCTGATGGAAGCCATGACCGCTGCCGGCGAGAAGCTCGGCCTGTCCCGCGAGGTCGCCGGCCAGCTGGCCCGCCAGACCGCCCTGGGCGCCGCGCAGATGGCCACCACCAGCGATGTCGACCCGGCCGAACTGCGCCGCCGCGTGACCTCGCCCAATGGCACGACCGAAGCTGCAATCAAGACTTTCCAGGCCAACGGTTTCGAAG
- the pilU gene encoding type IV pilus ATPase PilU: MEFEKLLRLMVEKGASDLFITAGVPPSMKVNGKVLPVTKTALSPEQTRETVLSVMNEQQRREFAENHECNFAISARGVGRFRVSAFYQRNLVGMVLRRIETNIPTIEDLKLPEVLKKLAMTKRGLVIFVGATGTGKSTSLAAMIGYRNKNSTGHIISIEDPIEYIHQHQGCIVTQREVGLDTDSFEVALKNTLRQAPDVIMIGEVRSRETMDHAVAFAETGHLCLATLHANNANQALERIIHFFPADRHGQVWMDLSLNLKAIVAQQLVSTPDGKGRRAVIEVLLNTPLAADLIRKGEVHELKPLMKRSTEQGMQTFDQALYQLYSQGEITYEDALAYADSANDLRLMIKLGSETDADHLSTMTQGLTLEMSDDDPNRRFR, from the coding sequence ATGGAATTCGAGAAGCTGTTGCGCCTCATGGTGGAAAAGGGTGCCTCCGACCTCTTCATCACGGCGGGCGTGCCGCCTTCGATGAAGGTCAACGGCAAGGTGCTGCCGGTGACCAAGACCGCGCTGTCGCCGGAGCAGACCCGTGAAACCGTGCTCTCGGTGATGAACGAGCAGCAGCGCCGCGAGTTCGCCGAGAACCACGAGTGCAACTTCGCCATCAGCGCCCGTGGCGTCGGCCGTTTCCGTGTCAGTGCCTTCTACCAGCGCAACCTGGTGGGCATGGTGCTGCGCCGCATCGAGACCAACATCCCGACCATCGAAGACCTCAAGCTGCCGGAAGTCCTCAAGAAGCTGGCGATGACCAAGCGTGGCCTGGTGATCTTCGTCGGTGCCACCGGTACCGGTAAGTCCACCTCGCTGGCGGCGATGATCGGCTACCGCAACAAGAACTCCACCGGCCACATCATCTCCATCGAAGACCCGATCGAATACATCCACCAGCACCAGGGTTGCATCGTCACCCAGCGCGAGGTGGGCTTGGATACCGATTCTTTCGAAGTGGCCCTGAAGAACACCCTGCGCCAGGCGCCTGACGTGATCATGATCGGCGAGGTGCGCTCGCGCGAGACCATGGACCACGCGGTGGCCTTCGCCGAAACCGGCCACCTGTGCCTGGCGACCCTGCACGCCAACAACGCCAACCAGGCGCTGGAGCGGATCATCCACTTCTTCCCGGCCGACCGGCATGGCCAGGTGTGGATGGACCTGTCGCTCAACCTCAAGGCCATCGTCGCCCAGCAGCTGGTGTCGACCCCGGACGGCAAGGGCCGCCGCGCGGTGATCGAGGTGCTGCTGAACACCCCGCTGGCCGCCGACCTGATCCGCAAGGGCGAGGTGCACGAGCTCAAGCCGCTGATGAAACGCTCCACCGAGCAGGGGATGCAGACCTTCGACCAGGCGCTGTACCAGCTCTACAGCCAGGGCGAGATCACCTACGAAGACGCACTGGCGTACGCCGACTCGGCCAACGACCTGCGCCTGATGATCAAGCTGGGTTCGGAAACCGATGCCGACCACCTCTCCACCATGACCCAGGGGTTGACCCTGGAGATGAGCGACGACGACCCCAATCGCCGATTCCGCTGA
- a CDS encoding dihydroorotase: protein MTVSIRGAHLIDPASGLDKVCDLHIEAGRIIAIGDAPADFHAAQEIDAAGLIAAPGLVDLSVALREPGYSRKGSIESETRAAAAGGVTSLCFPPQTKPVLDTSAVAELILDRAREAGNAKVFPIGALTKGLGGEQLSELVALRDAGCVAFTNGLAPMASNRVLLRSLEYAATFDLTVIFTSQDHDLAEGGIAHEGPTASFRGLAGIPETAESVALARNLLLVEQSGVRAHFSQLTSARGVELIAQAQARGLPVTADVALYQLILTDEALADFSSLYHVQPPLRSRKDRDALREAVKSGVIQAIASHHQPHEPDAKNAPFAATDPGISSVELLLPLAMTLVQDGLLDLPTLLARLSSGPAAALRLPAGKLAVGAAADVVLFEADGQTLAGETWHSRGQNCPFLGHCLPGVVRCTLVDGHIVHAV, encoded by the coding sequence ATGACCGTCAGTATTCGTGGCGCCCACCTGATCGACCCGGCCAGCGGCCTGGACAAGGTCTGCGACCTGCACATCGAGGCCGGCCGCATCATCGCCATCGGCGATGCCCCCGCCGACTTCCACGCCGCCCAGGAAATCGACGCCGCCGGCCTGATCGCCGCGCCTGGCCTGGTAGACCTGAGCGTTGCCCTGCGCGAGCCGGGCTACAGCCGCAAGGGCAGCATCGAAAGCGAAACCCGCGCCGCCGCTGCAGGTGGCGTCACCAGCCTGTGCTTCCCGCCGCAGACCAAACCGGTGCTGGACACCTCGGCGGTGGCCGAGCTGATCCTCGACCGCGCCCGCGAGGCCGGCAACGCCAAGGTCTTCCCCATCGGCGCCCTGACCAAGGGCCTGGGCGGCGAGCAGCTGTCCGAGCTGGTCGCCCTGCGCGACGCCGGCTGCGTGGCCTTCACCAACGGCCTGGCGCCGATGGCGAGCAACCGCGTGCTGCTGCGCTCGCTGGAATACGCAGCAACCTTCGACCTGACCGTGATCTTCACCTCCCAGGACCACGACCTGGCCGAAGGCGGTATCGCCCACGAAGGCCCGACTGCCAGCTTCCGCGGCCTGGCCGGCATCCCGGAAACCGCCGAGTCCGTGGCCCTGGCGCGCAACCTGCTGCTGGTGGAACAGTCCGGCGTGCGCGCGCACTTCAGCCAGCTGACCAGCGCCCGTGGCGTCGAGCTGATCGCCCAGGCCCAGGCCCGCGGCCTGCCGGTCACCGCCGACGTGGCGCTGTACCAGCTGATCCTCACCGACGAGGCGCTGGCGGACTTCTCCAGCCTGTACCACGTGCAGCCGCCGCTGCGCTCGCGCAAGGACCGCGACGCCCTGCGCGAAGCGGTGAAGAGTGGCGTGATCCAGGCCATCGCCAGCCACCACCAGCCCCACGAGCCGGACGCGAAGAACGCCCCGTTCGCCGCCACCGACCCGGGCATCAGCAGTGTCGAACTGCTGCTGCCGCTGGCCATGACCCTGGTGCAGGACGGCCTGCTCGACCTGCCGACCCTGCTGGCGCGTCTGTCCAGCGGCCCGGCCGCCGCCTTGCGCCTGCCAGCCGGCAAGCTGGCGGTGGGTGCTGCGGCAGACGTGGTGCTGTTCGAAGCCGACGGCCAGACCCTGGCGGGCGAGACCTGGCACTCCCGTGGCCAGAACTGCCCGTTCCTTGGCCACTGCCTGCCGGGCGTGGTGCGCTGCACCCTGGTGGACGGGCATATCGTCCACGCGGTGTAA
- the pyrR gene encoding bifunctional pyr operon transcriptional regulator/uracil phosphoribosyltransferase PyrR translates to MTLPSPAELLPRMATDLRNYLAQRGIDSPRFVGIHTGGIWVAQALLKELGSDEILGILDVSFYRDDFTRSGLHPQVRPSELPFEIDGQHLVLVDDVLMSGRTIRAALNELFDYGRPASVTLVCLVDLNKRELPIRPDVVGETLSLAPNERVKLRGPAPLVLERTLLSSAL, encoded by the coding sequence ATGACCCTGCCCAGCCCCGCCGAACTCCTCCCCCGCATGGCCACCGACCTGCGCAACTACCTGGCGCAGCGCGGGATCGACTCGCCGCGCTTCGTCGGCATCCACACCGGCGGCATCTGGGTCGCCCAGGCACTGCTCAAGGAACTGGGCAGCGATGAGATCCTCGGCATCCTCGACGTTTCCTTCTATCGCGACGATTTCACCCGCAGCGGCTTGCACCCGCAGGTCCGTCCGTCGGAGCTGCCCTTCGAGATCGACGGCCAGCACCTGGTGCTGGTGGATGACGTGCTGATGAGCGGCCGGACCATCCGCGCAGCGCTCAACGAGCTGTTCGACTACGGCCGCCCGGCCAGCGTGACGCTGGTCTGCCTGGTGGACCTGAACAAGCGTGAGCTGCCGATTCGTCCGGATGTGGTCGGCGAAACCCTGTCGCTCGCCCCCAACGAGCGGGTAAAATTGCGCGGTCCCGCACCACTCGTCCTCGAGCGCACGCTTCTCAGCTCCGCGCTGTAA
- the pilT gene encoding type IV pilus twitching motility protein PilT has translation MDITELLAFSAKQGASDLHLSAGLPPMIRVDGDVRRINLPPLEHKQVHALIYDIMNDKQRKDFEEFLETDFSFEVPGVARFRVNAFNQNRGAGAVFRTIPSKVLTMEDLGMGEVFKRITDVPRGLVLVTGPTGSGKSTSLAAMLDYLNNTKYSHILTVEDPIEFVHESKKCLVNQREVHRDTLGFNEALRSALREDPDIILVGEMRDLETIRLALTAAETGHLVFGTLHTTSAAKTIDRIVDVFPAEEKSMVRSMLSESLQSVISQTLLKKIGGGRVAAHEIMIGTPAIRNLIREDKVAQMYSSIQTGGAIGMQTLDMCLKGLVAKGLVTREAAKEKAKIPENF, from the coding sequence ATGGATATTACCGAGTTGCTCGCCTTCAGCGCCAAGCAAGGTGCTTCGGACCTGCACCTCTCGGCCGGTCTGCCGCCGATGATCCGCGTCGACGGGGACGTTCGCCGGATCAACCTGCCGCCACTCGAGCACAAGCAGGTCCATGCGCTGATCTACGACATCATGAACGACAAGCAGCGCAAGGACTTTGAAGAGTTCCTCGAGACCGACTTCTCCTTCGAAGTCCCCGGGGTCGCCCGTTTCCGGGTCAATGCCTTCAACCAGAACCGTGGCGCCGGCGCCGTGTTCCGTACCATTCCCTCCAAGGTACTCACGATGGAGGACCTGGGCATGGGAGAAGTGTTCAAGCGTATTACGGACGTGCCGCGCGGCCTCGTGCTGGTGACCGGCCCGACCGGCTCGGGCAAGTCCACCTCGCTGGCGGCGATGCTCGATTACCTGAACAACACCAAGTACAGCCACATCCTCACCGTCGAAGACCCGATCGAATTCGTCCACGAGTCGAAGAAGTGCCTGGTCAACCAGCGCGAGGTGCACCGCGATACCCTCGGCTTCAACGAGGCGCTGCGCTCGGCCCTGCGTGAAGACCCGGACATCATCCTGGTGGGCGAGATGCGCGACCTGGAGACCATTCGCCTGGCGCTGACCGCCGCGGAAACCGGTCACCTGGTCTTCGGTACCCTGCACACCACCTCCGCGGCCAAGACCATCGACCGTATCGTCGACGTGTTCCCCGCCGAGGAAAAGTCCATGGTTCGCTCCATGCTTTCCGAATCCTTGCAGTCGGTGATCTCCCAGACCCTGCTGAAGAAGATCGGCGGCGGTCGGGTGGCGGCCCACGAGATCATGATCGGCACCCCGGCGATCCGTAACCTGATCCGTGAAGACAAGGTCGCGCAGATGTACTCGTCGATCCAGACCGGCGGTGCGATCGGCATGCAGACCCTGGACATGTGCCTGAAGGGTCTGGTCGCCAAGGGTCTGGTGACCCGCGAGGCGGCCAAGGAAAAGGCCAAGATTCCGGAAAACTTCTAA
- a CDS encoding YqgE/AlgH family protein, whose product MKSTAASSLKHHFLIAMPHMADPNFAQTVTYIVEHNEQGAMGLIINRPSGLSLADVLEQLRPDELPPVRCQGTLIYNGGPVQTDRGFVLHPAGRSYQATLELGELSLSTSQDVLFAIADGSGPAQHLITLGYAGWDAGQLEAELTDNAWLTCPADPAVLFEVPAEQRLSAAAERLGINLSLLTAQAGHA is encoded by the coding sequence ATGAAAAGCACAGCCGCAAGCTCTCTCAAGCACCACTTCCTGATCGCCATGCCGCACATGGCGGACCCCAACTTTGCCCAGACCGTCACCTATATCGTCGAGCACAACGAGCAGGGTGCCATGGGACTGATCATCAACCGCCCCAGCGGCCTGAGCCTTGCCGACGTACTCGAACAGCTGCGCCCGGACGAACTGCCGCCCGTGCGCTGCCAGGGCACGCTCATCTATAACGGCGGCCCGGTGCAGACCGACCGCGGCTTCGTCCTGCACCCCGCCGGGCGCAGCTACCAGGCCACCCTGGAGCTGGGCGAGCTGTCGCTGTCCACCTCCCAGGACGTGCTGTTCGCCATCGCCGACGGCAGCGGCCCCGCCCAGCACCTGATCACTCTCGGCTACGCCGGTTGGGATGCCGGCCAGCTGGAAGCGGAGCTCACCGACAACGCCTGGCTGACCTGCCCCGCCGACCCGGCAGTGCTCTTCGAGGTTCCGGCCGAACAGCGCCTGTCCGCCGCCGCCGAGCGCCTGGGGATCAACCTCAGCCTGCTCACCGCCCAGGCCGGGCACGCCTGA
- a CDS encoding cystathionine beta-synthase, producing the protein MSNESRPAVLDLIGNTPMVRVTRFDTGPCTLFLKLESQNPGGSIKDRIGVAMIETAERQGRLKPGGVIVEATAGNTGLGLALVGRAKGYRVVLVVPDKMSTEKVLHLRAMGAEVHITRSDVGKGHPEYYQDVAARLAKELPDAFFADQFNNPANPLAHETGTGPEIWAQTGHDLDAVVVGVGSAGTLTGLTRFFQKVQPKLEMVLADPVGSIMAEYSRSGTIGTPGSWAVEGIGEDFVPSIADLSSVRHAYSISDEESFATARELLRNEGIAAGSSTGTLLAAALRFCREQTEPKRVVSLVCDTGTRYLSKIYNDQWMTDQGLLQRKRYGDLRDIVARRFEEGRVVSVGPGDTLLTAFQRMRLADVSQLPVLDGGRLVGVIDESDILMGVHDDPSHYRCDVASAMSNAPETLAPGASLAELEAVLDRGLVAIIADASGFHGLITRFDLLNHLRRTLA; encoded by the coding sequence ATGAGCAACGAATCCCGTCCCGCGGTACTCGACCTGATCGGCAATACCCCCATGGTCCGCGTCACGCGCTTCGATACCGGACCCTGCACCCTGTTCCTCAAGCTCGAATCGCAGAACCCCGGCGGCTCCATCAAGGACCGCATCGGCGTCGCCATGATCGAAACCGCCGAGCGACAAGGCCGGCTCAAGCCCGGCGGCGTGATAGTCGAAGCCACCGCCGGCAATACCGGGCTAGGGCTGGCGCTGGTCGGCCGCGCCAAGGGCTACCGGGTCGTGCTGGTGGTGCCGGACAAGATGTCCACCGAGAAGGTGCTGCACCTGCGGGCCATGGGCGCCGAGGTGCACATCACCCGCTCCGATGTCGGCAAGGGGCACCCGGAGTACTACCAGGACGTCGCCGCGCGGCTGGCGAAGGAGCTGCCCGACGCCTTCTTCGCCGACCAGTTCAACAACCCGGCCAACCCCCTGGCCCACGAGACCGGCACCGGTCCGGAGATCTGGGCGCAGACCGGCCATGACCTCGACGCCGTGGTGGTCGGGGTCGGCTCCGCCGGTACCCTGACCGGACTGACCCGCTTCTTCCAGAAAGTCCAGCCGAAGCTGGAAATGGTCCTGGCCGATCCGGTGGGATCGATCATGGCCGAGTACTCTCGCTCCGGCACCATCGGTACGCCCGGCTCCTGGGCGGTGGAGGGCATCGGCGAAGACTTCGTGCCGTCGATCGCCGACCTTTCCAGCGTGCGCCACGCCTACTCGATCAGCGACGAAGAAAGCTTCGCCACCGCCCGGGAGCTGTTGCGCAACGAAGGCATTGCCGCCGGTTCATCCACCGGCACCCTGCTGGCCGCCGCGCTGCGCTTCTGCCGCGAGCAGACCGAACCCAAGCGCGTGGTCAGCCTGGTCTGTGACACCGGCACCCGCTACCTCTCGAAGATCTACAACGACCAGTGGATGACCGACCAGGGCCTGCTGCAGCGCAAGCGTTACGGCGACCTGCGCGACATCGTCGCGCGGCGCTTCGAGGAGGGCCGGGTGGTCAGCGTCGGCCCCGGCGACACCTTGCTCACCGCCTTCCAGCGCATGCGCCTGGCGGACGTCTCGCAGCTGCCGGTACTGGACGGCGGGCGGCTGGTGGGTGTCATCGACGAGTCGGACATTCTGATGGGCGTCCACGACGATCCCAGCCACTACCGCTGCGATGTTGCCAGCGCCATGAGTAATGCGCCCGAAACCCTTGCGCCCGGCGCCAGCCTGGCGGAGCTCGAGGCGGTGCTCGATCGCGGGCTGGTGGCGATCATCGCCGATGCCTCGGGCTTCCATGGCCTGATTACCCGTTTCGATCTGCTCAACCATTTGCGGAGGACCCTCGCATGA
- a CDS encoding cystathionine gamma-synthase, which translates to MSQHHDRLGFATRVIHAGQEPDPSTGAIMPPIYANSTYRQDSPGVHKGLDYGRSHNPTRWALERCVADLEGGTKAFAFASGLAAISAVLELLDAGSHVVSGNDLYGGTFRLFERVRRRSAGHDFHFADLAQPGALEAALTDKTRMVWVETPSNPLLRLTDLAAIARTCRERGILCVADNTFASPYVQRPLDLGFDIVVHSTTKYLNGHSDVIGGIAIVGDNPDLAERLGFLQNSVGAIAGPFDAFLTLRGVKTLALRMERHCANALELAKWLEQQPQVKRVYYPGLASHPQHELARKQMKGFGGMISLDLNTDLAGSKRFLENVQLFALAESLGGVESLIEHPAIMTHASIPAENRAELGIGDSLIRLSVGVEDVEDLRADLARALATI; encoded by the coding sequence ATGAGCCAGCACCACGACCGCCTCGGTTTCGCCACCCGTGTGATCCATGCGGGCCAGGAGCCGGACCCGTCCACCGGGGCGATCATGCCGCCGATCTACGCCAACTCCACCTACCGCCAGGACAGCCCTGGCGTGCACAAGGGGCTGGACTACGGCCGCTCGCACAACCCCACGCGCTGGGCGCTGGAGCGCTGCGTGGCGGACCTGGAAGGCGGCACCAAGGCATTCGCCTTCGCCTCCGGTCTGGCGGCGATTTCGGCGGTGCTGGAGCTGCTCGACGCCGGCTCCCACGTCGTTTCCGGCAATGATCTCTACGGCGGCACCTTCCGCCTGTTCGAGCGGGTACGCCGCCGCAGCGCCGGGCATGACTTCCACTTCGCCGACCTGGCCCAGCCCGGCGCGCTGGAAGCGGCGCTCACCGACAAGACTCGCATGGTCTGGGTGGAAACCCCGAGCAACCCGCTGCTGCGCCTGACCGATCTGGCCGCCATCGCCCGTACCTGCCGCGAGCGCGGCATCCTCTGCGTGGCCGACAACACTTTCGCCAGTCCCTATGTACAGCGCCCGCTGGACCTGGGCTTCGACATCGTCGTGCACTCCACCACCAAGTATCTCAATGGCCATTCGGACGTGATCGGCGGCATCGCCATCGTCGGTGACAACCCTGACCTCGCCGAACGCCTGGGCTTCCTGCAGAACTCGGTGGGCGCCATCGCCGGCCCGTTCGACGCCTTCCTCACCCTGCGCGGGGTGAAGACCCTGGCTCTGCGCATGGAACGGCACTGCGCCAACGCCCTGGAGCTGGCCAAGTGGCTGGAGCAGCAGCCGCAGGTGAAGCGGGTCTATTACCCCGGTCTTGCCTCGCACCCGCAGCATGAACTGGCGCGCAAGCAGATGAAGGGCTTCGGCGGGATGATCTCGCTGGATCTGAATACCGACCTCGCCGGCTCGAAACGTTTCCTGGAGAACGTCCAACTGTTCGCCCTGGCGGAAAGCCTGGGTGGCGTGGAAAGTCTGATCGAGCACCCGGCGATCATGACCCACGCCAGCATCCCGGCGGAGAACCGCGCGGAGCTGGGCATCGGTGACTCGCTGATTCGGCTGTCGGTGGGGGTGGAGGACGTGGAGGACCTGCGCGCCGACCTGGCCAGGGCCCTGGCGACGATCTGA
- the ruvX gene encoding Holliday junction resolvase RuvX translates to MMSSKPLRLLLGFDYGTKQIGVAVGQAITGQARELCVLKAQNGVPDWNRVEALIKEWQPDAIVVGLPLNMDGTPSDMSERAEKFARRLHGRYNLPVHTHDERLTTYAAKGERLAQGQRDGYRERPVDALAAALLLEGWLAEHAPA, encoded by the coding sequence CTGATGTCGAGCAAACCCCTGCGCCTGCTCCTGGGCTTCGACTACGGCACCAAGCAGATCGGCGTCGCCGTCGGCCAGGCCATCACCGGCCAGGCCCGCGAACTCTGCGTGCTCAAGGCGCAGAACGGTGTGCCGGACTGGAACCGCGTGGAAGCCCTGATCAAGGAATGGCAGCCCGACGCCATCGTCGTCGGCCTGCCGCTGAACATGGACGGCACCCCCAGCGACATGAGCGAGCGCGCCGAGAAATTCGCCCGCCGCCTGCACGGCCGCTACAACCTGCCGGTGCACACCCACGACGAACGCCTGACCACCTATGCCGCCAAGGGCGAACGCCTGGCCCAGGGCCAGCGCGACGGCTACCGCGAGCGTCCGGTGGACGCCCTGGCCGCCGCCCTGCTGCTGGAGGGCTGGCTGGCCGAGCACGCCCCCGCTTGA
- a CDS encoding aspartate carbamoyltransferase catalytic subunit encodes MPTDAKRPLQLNDLGQLRHFLSLDGLSRELLTEILDTADSFLEVGARAVKKVPLLRGKTVCNVFFENSTRTRTTFELAAQRLSADVISLNVSTSSTSKGETLTDTLRNLEAMAADMFVVRHSDSGAAHFIAEHVSPNVAVINGGDGRHGHPTQGMLDMLTIRRHKGSFENLSVAIVGDILHSRVARSDMLALKTLGCPDIRVIAPRTLLPVGLEEQYGVKVFTDANEGLKDVDVVIMLRLQRERMAGGLLPSEGEFFKLYGLTQKRLKLAKPDAIVMHPGPINRGVEIDSAVADGEQSVILNQVTYGIAIRMAVLSMAMSGQNAQRQLEQEDAQ; translated from the coding sequence ATGCCGACCGACGCCAAGCGCCCGCTGCAGCTCAACGACCTGGGCCAGCTGCGCCACTTCCTCTCGCTCGACGGGTTGTCCCGCGAACTGCTGACTGAAATCCTCGATACCGCCGACTCCTTCCTCGAAGTCGGCGCCCGCGCGGTGAAGAAAGTCCCGCTGCTGCGCGGCAAGACCGTGTGCAACGTGTTCTTCGAGAACTCCACACGCACCCGCACCACCTTCGAACTGGCCGCCCAGCGCCTGTCCGCCGACGTCATCTCGCTGAACGTGTCGACTTCCTCGACCAGCAAGGGCGAGACGCTCACCGACACCCTGCGCAACCTGGAAGCCATGGCCGCCGACATGTTCGTCGTGCGCCACAGCGACTCGGGCGCCGCGCACTTCATCGCCGAACACGTCAGCCCCAATGTCGCCGTAATCAACGGTGGCGACGGCCGCCACGGCCACCCGACCCAGGGCATGCTCGACATGCTCACCATCCGCCGCCACAAGGGCAGCTTCGAGAACCTCTCGGTGGCCATCGTCGGCGACATCCTGCACTCGCGGGTGGCACGCTCCGACATGCTCGCGCTGAAAACCCTGGGCTGCCCGGACATCCGCGTCATCGCCCCGCGCACCCTGCTGCCGGTGGGCCTGGAAGAGCAATACGGGGTAAAGGTGTTCACCGACGCCAACGAGGGCCTGAAGGACGTCGACGTGGTGATCATGCTGCGCCTGCAGCGCGAGCGCATGGCCGGCGGCCTGCTGCCCAGCGAAGGCGAGTTCTTCAAGCTCTACGGCCTGACCCAGAAGCGCCTGAAGCTGGCCAAGCCCGATGCCATCGTCATGCACCCCGGCCCGATCAACCGCGGCGTGGAGATCGACTCCGCCGTGGCCGACGGCGAACAGTCGGTGATCCTCAACCAGGTCACCTACGGCATCGCCATCCGCATGGCCGTGCTGTCCATGGCCATGAGCGGCCAGAACGCGCAACGACAGCTGGAACAGGAGGACGCGCAATGA
- a CDS encoding TM2 domain-containing protein yields MSANPDTHSKVIGYLLWIFGFTGSHRFYYGRPITGTIWFFTLGLFFIGWIIDLFLIPSMDDAADRRYRAGGVDYNVAWILLTFLGVFGVHRMYMGKWLTGILYLCTGGLFFIGVLYDFWTLNSQISERNGPQRI; encoded by the coding sequence ATGTCCGCCAACCCTGACACCCACAGCAAGGTCATTGGCTACCTGCTGTGGATCTTTGGCTTCACCGGCTCACACCGCTTCTACTATGGTCGCCCCATCACCGGGACCATCTGGTTCTTCACCCTCGGCCTGTTCTTCATCGGCTGGATCATCGACCTGTTCCTCATCCCCTCCATGGACGATGCGGCGGACCGCCGTTACCGCGCCGGCGGAGTGGACTACAACGTCGCCTGGATCCTGCTGACCTTCCTCGGCGTGTTCGGCGTGCACCGCATGTACATGGGCAAGTGGCTCACCGGCATCCTCTATCTGTGCACCGGCGGGCTGTTCTTCATCGGTGTGCTCTACGACTTCTGGACCCTGAACAGCCAGATTTCCGAGCGCAACGGTCCGCAGCGCATCTGA